The Desulfatirhabdium butyrativorans DSM 18734 genome segment TTGCGAACGAACGACCGATCTTCGGACGCCATACCGCTAAAACGATCCGCATGGGGATGGCGACCCATCGAAACGATTTCGGAAACGGTATAAGGGAAACGGATATGGAAGCTCTGCGGCACCAGGGCAATGGCCTTGGCCAGGGATTTCCGGGGAATCGCCTGCAAATCCCGATCTTCATACCGGATGGTTCCGGACTGGGGCACCCGATGCCGGATGAGCAAATCGAGCAGGGTCGTCTTGCCGCTCCCGTTGGGTCCCAGAATGCCGTAGAATTTTCCGGCCGGAATGTCCAGATCGATCCCGTCAATGGCAGGCGTTTTCCCGTGGGCAAAGCGGACATCTGCCAGCTTGAACAGAACGGTCCCGGCCGTCATTCCCCGCTCCAGGCCGAGGCGCCCATGCGCTTTTTCTTGAGCACATAGCAGAAGAACGGGCCGCCGGTGAGGGCAGTCACCACGCCGATCGGAATTTCCTTCGGCAGGATGGCCCTCGTGACGGTGTCCGCGCCCAGGAGCGCGATGGCGCCCATCAGAAGCGAGATGGGAATGAGTCTTCGGTGATCCGGACCAAAGAGGCTGCGGACGATGTGGGGCACCAGGAGCCCCACAAATCCGATGATTCCGGAAACGGAAACGCACACTGCCGCCACCAGAGAGGCTGTCACCATCGAAACGGCGATTACCCGCTGGGGATGAACACCGAGAGAGGCTGCCGTGCGCTCGCCGAGAACCAGCAGGTTGATGTCCCGGGAAACAAGCATCAGAACGAGAAACCCGATCAGCACGACAGCCAGCGTAATCCCGGCATCGTACCACGTCCGGGATGCGAAGCTTCCCATCAGCCAGAAAATGATGAGCGACACCTGCTCGTCAGCGACATACTTGAGAAAGCTGATTCCCGCAGACAGGATGGCAGCCGTGATAATGCCGGCCAGGATCAGGTTCGTGGAGGAAAAGCCGCCGGTTGTCGAAGCCAGATACAGCACGAACACCAGGGTGAGCATCGCGCCCAGAAAGGCGCAGAGCGAAATGCCGACAGCGCCCAGTTTCAGCAGGAAAGCCACCGAAGCACCGAAGGCCGCCCCCGCTGAAACGCCCAGTGTATAGGGATCGGCCAGCGGATTGAGCAAAATTCCCTGAAACACGGCACCCGATATGGAGAGCCCCCCCCCGACGATGGCCGCGCACAAGATTCTCGGCAGCCGGACATCGCGGATGACCACGGGCAGAATCCGGTCCAGATGGCCGGTGAGATCGGGCATTCCCGGAATGGCGGAAAGGATGATGCGACCGACATCCGCAAAGGACACGGAGAGAAACCCCATTCCCGTAGCCGCCAGGACCAGCGCGGCGAGCGCCGCGCCCAAAACGATCACCCAGGGCCAGAAAGGCTGTGTGCTTCGGTTGCTTTCAATCGATGTCATCTTGCCTATGCTTGTTTCAGTCCGTCATCTATACGAAAATCAGGAGTCAGAAGTCAGAAGTCAGAATAAAAGCGGATGACTTCTATTTCTACTCAACTCGCCCCGGCGACTTTCGTAGGAATCCCCCATGCAGCCGGGGCCACACCCCGTTGGATGAAAGCCGCCAGCGCGACTTTCGTAGGAATCCCCCATGCAGCCGGGGCTGCGCCCCGGTTAATGGAAGTCGCAG includes the following:
- a CDS encoding FecCD family ABC transporter permease, with amino-acid sequence MTSIESNRSTQPFWPWVIVLGAALAALVLAATGMGFLSVSFADVGRIILSAIPGMPDLTGHLDRILPVVIRDVRLPRILCAAIVGGGLSISGAVFQGILLNPLADPYTLGVSAGAAFGASVAFLLKLGAVGISLCAFLGAMLTLVFVLYLASTTGGFSSTNLILAGIITAAILSAGISFLKYVADEQVSLIIFWLMGSFASRTWYDAGITLAVVLIGFLVLMLVSRDINLLVLGERTAASLGVHPQRVIAVSMVTASLVAAVCVSVSGIIGFVGLLVPHIVRSLFGPDHRRLIPISLLMGAIALLGADTVTRAILPKEIPIGVVTALTGGPFFCYVLKKKRMGASAWSGE